AATAATGGTGGTGAACGGCCGTTTACCGCCCGCCACCACGTTCGGGTGCTGCGGGTCGAGCGAGAAGCCGTTGCCGCGATTCTGCAGGCTGATGCCGGTGCCGGGCACCACCACCCCGGAACCGAAGCCCATATAGTTGGACTGGATAAACGAGACCATCATGCCGCTGGCGTCGGCGGCGGTGAGATAGACGGTGCCGCTCTGCTGCGGCGAGCCATAGGTAAAATCCCCGGCACGATCGGGATCGATCAGCGCCGCCCGCTGCTGCAGATACTCGTCGCTTAACAGGTGCTCCGCCGGGAACTCCAGACGATCGTCGTCAGCGACGTAGCGTTCCAGATCGAGCAGCGCCAGCTTCATCGCCTCAAAGCAGAGGTGCAGGCAGGGTGCGGAATCAGGCGGATAGCGGCCAATATCCCACTGCTCTAGAATGCCGATGGCAATCAGCGTGGCGATGCCCTGACCGTTCGGCGGCAGCTCGTGTACCTTTCCGCCGGCGAACGGCCGCGACAGCAGCCGCACCCAGTCCGCACGGTGGTTGCTCAGGTCATCAAGGCTCAGCGCCGCGCCGTGCCGTTGCGCGCTGGCCACCATCTTCTGCGCCAGCTCACCGCGGTAAAACGCCTCGCCGCGCGTTTCGGCAATTTTCTGCAGCGTGGCGGCCTGGGCCGGGTTGCGGTACAGCTCACCGGCACGCGGCGGGCGGCCCCCGGGCGCGAAGCACTCGGCAAAGCCCGGCTGCTGCTGCAGTTTGTTGTAACCGGCCTGCCACAGCCGGGCGATCAGCGGCGACACCGGAAAGCCGTTACGCGCGTAGTCGATGGCCGGTTGCGCCAGCGTGGTCAGCGGCAGGCTGGCGAAACGCTCCGCCAGCGCCACCCACGCCGACACCGCACCCGGTACGGTCACCGCTTCCCATCCGGTTTGCGGCATCGTTTTCAGACCGGCAAAACGTGCAAGGTTCCACTCAGCGGGGGCACGCCCGGAGGCATTCAGGCCATGCAGCTGCTTACCGTCCCAGACGATGGCGAAGGCGTCGCTGCCGATGCCGTTACCGGTCGGCTCCAGCACCGTCAGCGCCATGGCGCTGGCGATGGCCGCATCCACCGCGTTGCCACCCTGTTGCAGCATACGGATGCCCGCCTGCGCCGCCAGCGGCTGCGAAGTGGCAACGGCGTTACGTCCCATCACCGGCACGCGGTGCGAAGCGTAGCTGACGTGGTAATCAAGATTGCTCATAAACCTCCCTTACTGTGGGTCACTGCGCCCGATAACGGCGACGTCCGATCCAGCCGGTAAAAGATCCGCTGGCCTCACTCATAATGGCTGAGGCCAGGGACGGTGTCATCTTTAACGGCAGGCTTTCCATACTGTTACGGGCGCAACGGCGTCAGGCGCAAGGCCGTAAGCTGATGAACGGAGAGTGACGGTAAGTGCGGTGAGAGAAAAAACGCCCTGAGAGGGATCTCAGGGCGGGTAAGCATCGTGGGTCATTTCAGGCGGGTGATATTTATGCCCTGATGCGACGATACTCAGGATGGGTGTTCACCCCCCACAGGCCGGCAAAGGCGCTGACGACCGCACCGATCAGCAGCGCAATGAACGACCACAGCGCCAGTCTGGCACCGGCGCTGGCCGCCTGATCCGCTTTCTCAATCGCTTCTTTTTTGAGTTCGGCGTACTGCACTTTCGCCTCGTTCAGGCGGCCCTGCAGTTCGTCCAGACGCTGTTTCGCCTGAGTGACGGTGGTATCGCGGGTTTTGATAAAGTTATCAACCGCTTTATCCGCCTCTTCAGGGGTCATGCTGGTGTTCTGCGCCAGCGCATTTTTAACATCATCACGGCTGACGGACTGGCTGACCGTATCGACCCGTGCTTTCAGCTTCTGACCCAGTTTATCAAAAATGGCATCGCTGCTGTCCGGGCTGACCGCCAGATCCTTAACGGCTGAAGCCACGTCATTGCCCGCCGCCTGCAGCTGGGACTGGAGATAGTCCGGCTGCAGCTCGGGGACGCCGGACTTGCGTAACGCCTCGGTGATATTGTCATCCGCGTTTGCCGCGGTCAGCTTAGTGTCGAAGCCAAGGCGATCCGACAGGTTTTTCGCCATATCTGCGGTGCCGCCTGCGGCTTTGGCCGCCACGCTGCCAATGCCGCTGACCGCGCTGCCGGTGGCTGAAGCGACAGAGCCTACCGCGGAGCCTGCCATATTCAGCGCCCCGCCGACCGCCATAAAGCCCAGTACCGAAGCGACGATCAGCGAGGTTGCCCAGCTGAGGAATCCGTGAACGGTGCCGTCAGTGCCGGCAAGACGGCCGGCGATAAACCCGCCGCAGGCAAGGCTGATCACCACCGAAATCACCGACCACGCCAGCACGGCTTTATCCGCACCGTTCACCACATCGTCGGCTTTAGGCTGCAGCATTGACAGACCGAGGCTGGTGCCGAGGGTGGTGAAGAGCAGGGACAGCGCAATAGCGGTGACCACGCCGGCGATCACGCTGCCCCATGATATACGTCTGACCACAACTGAATCTCTCTGAATGTCCATAAACTATCCTTAATTTACATGGTTACGTGTTAATTCAAATTAAGCGTAGTTCATAAATAAGAATATTCTGCGCGCTTCTGTTTTTCCTGCTTTTATTTCTGGTGTGAGATGAATCCTGTCAGGGAGAGATGCCGGTGTCATTGTTTAATAAGGCGTGATTTACTATAAAAACATCAAAGAGATCGGTGCTAACCGTAGCCAGCTAATTGGCGATCCTGTCAGGGTTTTTCAGGTAAAAAAATAAATTGCTAAGGAAAAGTTGACCGATCGATAAATCAGCGCTACGGCTGCATCTGCCGTTGTGACCTTGCTGAGGATGCTCCTGCGTTGCACGCGTTGTGAAATGCCTGACTCAATAAGGCCATGAGGTAATATGACTGAAAATAATTAAAGTCTCTGTCGTCGGGCATCGCAGTTCCGGATGCCGGACGCTTAAATTCTTGCGGCACCGCCGCTGACGAACAGTTCGCTGCCGCTGTCGTCAGAGGTTTGTCTGACTCTGACCGGGTGGGGATTTTTACAGCTTGTATGGCGTCATAGCCGGATCGCTGCCGATGCCCGACTGGTTTAAAATTAATTTTTTTAACCAGTCGGTAGATTTTTTTTTACCACTGCGTTCATGTGAGAATATTTTTACGGTGAAATGAGGTGCAAAGAACGGCAATTTAAACGTCTTAAAATTAGCCAGTTTTTCCAGCTTTCCCGCAACGAATGACGGGATTGCCATAAGCAGTTCACTTTCGGCGATAATATAGGGTGAACTCAGCATTGAAGGGGTTTTAAGCGTAATCCGACGTTGCAGACCCAGCTTTGCGAGGTGCGTATCCAGCAATCCCTGTCTTTCATTCCACGGCGTCACCACCAGATGTCCTGCAGACAGATAATCTTCCAGCGTCATGCTTTGACGATTAACGTTACCGATCACCACAAATTCATCACTGAAGAGTTGAACCTCGTCCAAATCCTGATGTTTAACGTCGTCCGGCTCGCTAAAACTCAGCGCCAGGTCCACTTCTCCTGCCAGTAACTGATTCAGGGCCGGGTTGTGAGGTAAATGAAACAGTTCAAAATTAATGCCGGGCGCAGTGTTTTCAATCGTACGCATCAGCTGCGGAAAAATACAGAAGGCGGTGTAGTCCGTTACCGCAACACGAAACGTTTCACTGCTGTTCAGGGGATCGAACGGCTGCACCGGGCTGAGATGCTGATTAAGGGCAGACAGTGACCTGGCGATGTGGGGAGCAAGCTGTTGAGCGTAAACGCTGGGGCACATTCGGTGCCCCTCACGATAGAACAGAGGGTCCTTCAGAAAGTCACGCAGGCGCGCTAAGGCATGGCTGAGTGCTGAAGTGCTCATTGAGAGTTCAACCGCCGCAAGCCGGACCGATCGGTGCCGGAACACCGCATCAAAAACAGGCAACAGGTTAAGATCGATACGCCTCAGCACATGATGCATAGAATTCATCCTTACTTGATATTAATGCACTTAATTCATTGAAAGATACCCATTATCCTTTCAGCCTTCAAATGGTGATGATAAGAGACAGTGTATGGACGTGATGATCAGGCAGGCCAGCGAGGCAGATACGGATGCCATCTATAACATGATCAATGGCTTATCCGTCTACAGAGAGGCACCGCTGGAGGCCATACCCGCCATTGAAGAAATCAGGACGTTTTTATTCTCTCCGGGATCGCCTGCTGAAGCCTATATCTGTGAAATAGACGGGACTGTCAATGGATACGCGATAATCTCAATGAGTCAGGCCAGCTGGTCAGGCCGCCATCGCCTGAGCGTGGAAGAGCTCTACTTTACGCCCGACTACCGGGGGAGGGGGGCTGGAAAAACGCTGCTGCAGTATATCGCCCAACTGGCGGTAAGCCGGCAGTGCAGCCGCATTGAATGGAACGTACTGGAGTGGGATAAACCGGCCAACGAGTTTTATCAGAGTATTGATGCGCTGCCCCTTAACGAGTGGGTTCGCTACCGGCTTGACGGCCCCGCGCTGGAAAGATTCGCCAGCTGCACCACGCTCTGACGGGGTCAGCAAGAAAAAGGACCGGCCGGTGAGCCGGTCCTGCAGAGTATCAGGCCTGGGTAATTTACCCAAAAATCATGCCTTACTCAGGTGCAATCAGATAGCGTGCCACGGGCATCTGTTCTGCCTGATGAAATGCGGTTACCCGGTTCTGTATCCGTTGATCGTTCATCGTGTAGCGTTCAAGCTGGCGCAGATGCTCCATCCACGAGCCCACCTCAAATGTTTCAACGAAAATGCCGGGTTGCAGAATATCCTCGTACACCGCCCAGTTGATGGCGCCGCCGCGACGTCGTACGCGCCTTAAGTCCTGCATACAGACCATAAATGCCGGCGCATCCTGCTGTTGCAGCAGGTACTCGTAGCTTACCCGCACCGGCCCGCGATCGTGGTGCACATCCAGTACCGGAACCGGCTCGTTGCTATCACTGAGGTCCAGATTGAGGTCAGGATCTTTATCCAGACGCCAGCGCAATACGGTAAAGCAGCCCAGCACCATCCCCAGCGTTGCCACACACAGCGATAGCGGAATGCCGTAACTGGACGCGAGCTGCCCCCAGATGGCGCTACCCACGGTCATTGAGCCAAAGAACACGGTGAGGTAAACCGCCAGCGCCCGCGCCTTGACCCACTTTGCGGCGCTACGCTGCGCGCCCAGATTCAGGGTTGAGAGCACGGCAATCCATGCGAAGCCGGTGAAGAACTCAAACACGTTGAGCAGCCAGACATTGCGTATAAACGCCAGCGCCAGCAGGGTCGCGGCAAACATCAGGCTGGCCAGCACCATCAGCTGGTCGGCGTTAAAGCGTTTGCGCAGCCGGGGCAGGAGCACCGCGCCACAAATCGCCCCGACGCCGATAAACGCCAGCAGAATGCCGTAGCCGCCTGGCCCCATCCCCAGTTCGCGGCGTGCAACCAGCGGTAGAAGCGCCCAGCCGGCGCTGCCGAACACGAAGAATGCCACGGTACGAACCAGTACGTTGCGCAGCACCGGTGCGGCGTGTACGTAGCGCAGACCGGCGCGCACGGCGGGAAAAAAGTGCTCCGGCGGCAGGCGCTGAATACCGGGCGACTCTTTCCAGCGGTACAGCACCCAGGCGACGCCAACGACAGAGAGGGCGTTAAGCAGAAACACCATCCATGGCCCGGCGAACGACAGGATCAGCCCGCCGAGTGCCGGACCGATGGCGCGGCTGATATTGATACCCAGCGAGTTAAGCGCAATCGCGGGTCCTAACTCCTCCTTTTTCACCAGGTCCGACACAATGGCCTGAAACGGCGGTGAACTCATTGCCGCACCGGCGCTCATCAGGAAGGCCGCAATCAGCAGTACCAGCGGCGTGACGTGCCCGGTAAAGGACAACAGGGTCAGCCCGGCGGCGGCGATGAACACCCACAGCTGTGAAAACAGCAGATACTTACGCCGGTCGATAATATCGGCCAGCACGCCAGAGGGCAGGGCGAACAGGAACATCGGCAGGCTGCTGGCTGCCTGCACCAGCGCCACGCTGAGGGGATCGGCGCTGAGCGTCAGCATGGTCCAGTTGATCCCTACGTCGTTCATCCACGAGCCAATATTGGACACCACCGTGGCAATCCACAGCATGCGAAACACCGGCTGACGCAAAGGATCCAGAGATGATGCCGCCGCCGGGGACGGCAGGGTCTCATTCTGCGTAATGTTGTTGATATCGTTAGCTTGCGCCATAACTACTTTCCTGGGTTTACCAAAGCGGATGCGCCACCGGCCCGTCGAGGACCGGCAGGCAGGCCGACTGGGTCTGTTCGCCGGGCAGGCGCAGACAGAACAGCCCGGCATTACTGCGGGGCTGCTGAGAGAACAGACGCGTTTTAACGTCAGAATGCAAAACAGCTGCAGCCGAGCGCGCCCCAGAAGGCGTTATCTTCGGATACCGGCAGGTTGGCGCCGCGAGCCACGTCATGTGAGTGGCTGTGCACGCCGCACGGACCGCTGCACTGGTGAGGCATCTGCTGCAGACCAACGCGGGTGTTCGCAGAAGGGGGGGCGCTGCGGTAGTGGCCCGGCACCTTCACCACCGGCGACCATTCTGGCAGCACAGGAATTGACGGCGGCGCTTCAGAGGTGAAAGAACCCGCAGCGTAGACGATGTTCCCGTCCACCAGGGTCAGCACCGATTCAATACCCTTAATTTCTTCTTCCGGCACGCTGAAGTAATCCTTGCTCAGTACCACGACGTCCGCCAGCTGACCGGCTTTAATCTGTCCTTTCTTACCCTGTTCGCTGGAGAACCAGGCGCTGCCTTGCGTCCACAGCATCAGCGCCGTATCGCGATCCAGACGGGCGTTGACGTCATACATCTGCATCCCGCCTACGGTGCGGCCGGACACCAGCCAGTAGAGCGCGGTCCACGGGTTGTAGCTGGCCACGCGGGTGGCGTCAGTCCCCAGCCCGACCGGCACGCCGGTCTCCAGCATGCGGGCCACCGGCGGCGTGTGGCGGGTTGCTTCGATGCCGTAGCGCTCGGCGAAGTATTCGCCCTGGAAGGCCATACGGTGCTGGACCGCGATGCCGCCGCCTAACTCCTTGATGCGATCGATATTGCGCTGGGTAACGGTTTCAGCGTGATCGAAGAACCAGTGCAGGCCGTTAAACGGAATGTCGCGGTTAACCTTTTCAAACACGTCGAGCATACGGCTGATTGATTCGTCGTAGGTGGCGTGCAGGCGGAAAGGCCAACGGTGTTCAACCAGGTGGCGGACGACGCGCTCAAGTTCATCTTCCATGCCCGGTGCCAGGTCGGGACGCGGTTCCAGGAAGTCTTCGAAATCGGCCGCCGAGAAGACCAGCATTTCCCCCGCGCCGTTGTGGCGGAAGTAGTCGGTGCCCTGGCCCGGAGTGAGCAGGTCGGTCCATTTTTCAAAATCTTCCAGCTCGTGCCCCGGACGCTGGGTAAACAGGTTGTAGGCGATACGGATCGTCAACTGCTTCTTCTCATGCAGCTCGGCAATCACCTGATAATCTTCCGGGTAGTTCTGGAAGCCGCCGCCGGCATCAATGGCGCTGGTGATGCCCAGACGGTTTAACTCGCGCATGAACTGGCGGGTAGAGTTCACCTGTTGCTCCAGCGGCAGTTTCGGTCCTTTCGCCAGCGTGGCGTACAGGATCATGGCGTTGGGACGGGCGATCAGCATGCCGGTCGGGTTGCCGTTGCCGTCGCGCTGGATCTCACCGCCCGGCGGGTTAGGCGTATCTCTGGTATAGCCCACCACTTTCAGTGCGGCACGGTTAAGCAGCGCGCGGTCATACAGGTGCAGTACGAACACCGGCGTGTCCGGCGCCGCTTCGTTGATCTCATCCAGCGTGGGCATACGCCGCTCGGCAAACTGGAATTCGTTCCAGCCGCCCACCACGCGCACCCACTGTGGCGAAGGGGTGCGCAGCGCCTGATTTTTCAGCATGCGTAGCGCATCCGCGACGGAGGGAACGCCTTCCCAGCGCAGCTCCAGGTTGTAGTTCAGACCGCCACGGATTAAGTGCAGGTGTGAGTCATTCAGGCCCGGTACGACGGTATGGCCCTTAAGATCGAGGACGTTGGTTCCCTCACAATGGTACTGCATAACTTCCGCCAGGCTGCCCACGGCCTGAAATTTACCGTCGCGAATGGCCACGGCATCGGCCACCGGGTTTTCGCGATCGACAGTGTGAAATCGTCCATTAGTGAGTATGACGTCGGCTTTACCAAGGGTAACCATATGATCTCCAGAATTGAATGGTCTGATGCGCTCATTACGACCGCAGCCAGTGAAATGCTCTGCTGTAAAAGCAGGATAGTGGGATGACGGGATTATGATCAGGAGGCCGGTAGCAGGTCTAGTTATACAAAAGGATAGGTATACCTTCGTATAGTTATACCTATAGATAATAGTTTGAAAAATAAAAGGCTCCTACACTGCGCAGCAACAGTGACCCACCCCTACGGATAGCAGCGAGCAGGAATGCGCTACCCGCTAACGGCGGCTGCTGCAAATTGATGCCATTCACTTTTTTTAATCAACTTAGCCACTCTAACCTCAATGGGTAATGCAATGACCAATCGCAAGCTTGAAGTACTGACGCCGCAGAACTGCCAGATTATCTTTATCGATCAGCAGCCACAGATGGCGTTTGGTGTGCAGTCAATCGATCGCCAGGTGCTGAAAAATAACGTGGTGGCGCTGGCTAAAGCGGCCAAAGTCTTCAATATTCCGACCGTACTGACTACCGTTGAGACCGAAAGTTTTTCCGGTAATACCTTCCCGGAGCTGCTGGACGTGTTCCCGGGGCAGGACATCCTTGAGCGCACCTCAATGAACTCATGGGATGACCAGAAGGTACGTGACGCACTGGCGGCGAACGGCAAGAAGAAAATTGTTGTTTCTGGTCTGTGGACTGAAGTGTGCAACAACACGTTCGCACTGTGCGCAATGCTGGAAGGTGATTACGAAATTTACATGGTGGCTGATGCTTCAGGCGGCACCACCAAAGAAGCGCACGACTATGCGATGCAGCGCATGATTCAGGCTGGCGTTATTCCTGTCACCTGGCAGCAGGTGATGCTGGAGTGGCAGCGTGACTGGGCCCACAAAGAGACGTACAACGCGGTGATGGACATTGCGAAAGAGCACTCAGGTGCTTACGGTATCGGCGTGGATTACGCCTACACCATGGTACACAAGGCGCCTTCACGTCAGAAGAGCGAACACCGTACCCTGGCTCCGGTTCCGGCACCGGTGCGTTAAACCGTTCAACGGGCTGGCTCTTTGCGGAGCCGGCCCGCTTTTTCAGATAAAGGAGGGCCTGTGAGTCCTTTATTACTCTCTCTGGGCGCAGGCACGCTGATCGGCATCATCTATGCGCTGCTCAGGGTTCAGTCTCCGGCTCCGCCAGCGGTGGCACTGATCGGACTGCTGGGAATGGTTATCGGCAGCACCCTGGGAGGGAAACTGCTTCACACTTCCCCATCAGCCAGGGTGACCACCAGCGAGCAACACCCGATCACCGCCGATCACCGGCCGGCATCGTTACCCTTACTGGCTAAGCAGGCGGGATAAACATGTTGAAAACCTATTCTGTTTCACTGATCGTTGGCGTACTGGCGGGCCTGATCTATGCCATCCTTGACGTAAATTCCCCGGCCCCTCCGATCGTTGCACTGGTGGGGCTGCTGGGCATGCAGACTGGCGAGCACATTATCCCGTTAGCCAGACGACTGATTCAACGCCAGCCGGTCAGTCTTCACTGGTTTCGCCATGAGTATCACCATAAAATCGGGGATAATTCTTCGTCCTCAGAGGACAAATCCTCCCAGGGAAGCGCCCGATCCGGGCCTGAGTTTTAACTAAGGAAAACAGCATGCAGCTGTCGCAGCGCATTATCGTCGTCGATGATGAACGTTCTGTCCGCAGTGGTCTGACCAACCTGCTTCAGTCAGAAGGTTTTCTGTCAGAGGCGTTTGATTCGGCAGAATCTCTTCTTTCTGATGAAGCAGCGATGGCGAATGCCGCGCTTTTTATCATTGATGTGCAGTTGAAAGGCATGAATGGTTTTGAGCTTTTCATCAATCTTACCCGGCGGCTGAAAAACCCGCCGGGTATTATCATTTCCGGCAATGGAGATGAGAGTATGCACAGGTATGCGATCGCGCTTGGCGCGATTGCGTTTTTGCCTAAGCCCATAGAGATTGACACCTTGTTTGAACATATCCTCCATGCGTTTTCCTGCCAGGCTGCACGTCAGTGAGCCTCCCTGTGCGGCCGTCTGTCGAAACAGAACATGATGAAATCCTGTTATCAGAGGACACTACCTTTAGCCGGCTGGTGCAGGATGACACGATTGACTGGTTTCTGTGTCGTCATGCCATTAGCGGTGAATCCTTTATTCTTGCCACCGCAGGCAATGATGAACTGCTCTCCCAGATCACCCAGCGGCTGAAAAACGAATATGCGCTTCGCGGCAGATTATCGGAGAGCTGGGCGCTAAAACCGCGGCAACACACCCATTATCAAGGGCGATATGCGCTGATCTACCCGCCGTTTAACTATCGCACTCTGGCAGATATTTTGTGCATGCCCCCCGGAGATATCACTGATTTTCTCACCCGTGCCGCAACGCTTTGCGGCACGCTGAGCATGATGCATCAGCAGGGGCTGGTACACGGTGATATCAAGCCTGCCAACTTTTTTTATACGGACGATCGCACGGTGCTGCTGGGCGGCTTCGGGCTGTCATCTGTTAATGACGATTTACTGCAGAAGCCACCGTTGCAGGTCGCCGGCGGTACGCTGGCCTACATGTCTCCGGAGCATACCTCCCGTTCAGCACATCCGGTCAGCCGCGTCAGCGATCTCTACAGTCTGGGCATTGTGCTGTACGAGTTACTGACCGGCAGGTTGCCCTACGGCAATATTGACGGCGGGCACGCGGAGTGGGTGCATCACCACATTGCCTCAGAGGCCCTGCCGCCGCATGCGTTGCGCAAAGAGATTCCGGTGGTTCTCTCGGCCATCATTCTGAAACTGCTGGCAAAATCTCCGGAAAACCGCTATCAGACGGCCGAGGCGGTGCTGGCCGATCTGAGGCAATGCGCGTCCACGTTAATGCCGGACGGGCTTATTGAGCCCTTTACGCCGGGGCTGCAGGACCCGCCGAACAGCCATTTTTCACTGAATACGCTCTGTACCGACCATCCACAGGCAGCGGAGATACTGGCGGCTTTTGATGAGGTAAGCCGCAGCGGCAAGCACAGCCTGGTGGTTGTCAGTGGCGCTCAGGGATCGGGCAAGTCATCACTTATCGCATCGTCCCTCAGACGACTGCGTAATAACAAAGCGCTGCTCACCGTGGTGAAGGCCGATAAGCATTCGCCGGTGATGCCGTATACGGTGTTTACCGCCGCCTTCAAAGTGCTGGTACTCCACGTGCTGGGCCTTCCCCATGCAGAAATGACGCAGTGGAAGGCGCACATTACCCGCCTGCTTGGCGAACACGCCGGGCTGGCGGTCAATCTGGTACCGGAGTTGGGCATACTGCTTAACAAAAAGGTGACGGTTCAGTCCCATGCGCACACGCTTGATGCAAAGAAACGGCTGATGCTGGTTGCCGGTAACCTGGTTAAGGCGTTCACCGCGCCCGGGCGGCCTCTGGTTATTTTTATCGATGATATGCACTGGACCGATCAGGCCACGCTTCACCTGCTGCAGAATCTGCTCAGTTCCAGTGAAGATATCCCGCTGCTGCTGGTTATGGCACATCGCGATAGCCTCTCATTGCCTTGCCCTACCATCATCGGCAATCTGCAGCGTATTCGCGCCTGTGCCATGCGCATTACCGATATCACGCCGGCCCCGCTTTCTGAGACGCATATTGCCGGCTGGCTGGCCGGAATATTTCACACCACTGCGTCGGCCACCCTGGAACTTGCGCAGGTTATTCACGAGAAAACCGCCGGCAATCCGCTGGCAACCCATGAATTTTTCCGTCAGGCCCTGCGTGATGGGCTGATTAGCCACACCGCGCCGCGCCGCTGGGCCTGCGATCTGCAGGCGCTTAAAAACAGCCATTTTACGGCCAACGTTGCCGCCAGTGTTTTACTGCATCTCTCATTAATACCGGTGCCGACGCGTCAGCTACTGGGCAAGCTGGCGTTAGCGGGAAACGCGGGCCAGCTCGAGGTGATTAGCACCATTACCACCCTGCCCGTGGCTGACATTGAGCGGATGCTGTTACCCGCCGTGAAGGCAAGACTGATCGCGTTAAGCGATCAGGGTTACGCTTTTATGCATGAGAGCATGCATGAGGCGGCACTCGACCTGTTAACAGATAAAGAGAAAGATGCTTTTCATTACGCCGCCGCGCTTATTTACAGGCGTAAATCCAGCCTCGATGTGACCAATGTGCTGCTTTTCAGCGCCGCGCATCATCTGGTTGCCATTAAAGATCGTTC
This window of the Erwinia sp. E602 genome carries:
- a CDS encoding response regulator transcription factor, coding for MQLSQRIIVVDDERSVRSGLTNLLQSEGFLSEAFDSAESLLSDEAAMANAALFIIDVQLKGMNGFELFINLTRRLKNPPGIIISGNGDESMHRYAIALGAIAFLPKPIEIDTLFEHILHAFSCQAARQ